A part of Myxococcales bacterium genomic DNA contains:
- a CDS encoding MoxR family ATPase codes for MPSPTTPQFVDSKLELERVRLYVERGEPVLLLGPTGCGKTTLLAAIAAELGRRVVPVTGGPSLTDADLLGGYLFAHDAMTWHDGPLVYAVRHGLPFFFDEIGKTSEGTLRPLYPLLDDRRELHLVGKLGREPEIVHAAPGFCFVGAYTPRELGSLPEAFLQRCRVVRLSYLAPGEEVSLLVDRTGIPREDAQYLVDVAHVLRSGAEERRWRSPSTRALLLAARASKSGVAREWVVRESLLDPLELGDRDARTVLSTLEAKGLSFEPGEKLPTIEADPGDAIEPFDVGSQVEPAEQAEAHDG; via the coding sequence ATGCCGTCCCCCACGACTCCGCAGTTCGTCGACTCCAAGCTCGAGCTCGAGCGCGTCCGCCTGTACGTCGAGCGCGGCGAGCCGGTGCTCCTCCTCGGGCCGACGGGCTGCGGGAAGACCACGCTCCTCGCGGCGATCGCGGCCGAGCTAGGGCGTCGCGTCGTCCCTGTCACCGGCGGGCCGAGCCTCACCGACGCCGACCTGCTCGGCGGGTACCTCTTCGCCCACGACGCCATGACCTGGCACGACGGGCCGCTCGTCTACGCCGTGCGCCACGGATTGCCGTTCTTCTTTGACGAGATCGGCAAGACGAGCGAGGGCACCCTGCGCCCGCTGTATCCCCTCCTCGACGATCGCCGCGAGCTGCACCTCGTAGGCAAGCTCGGCCGTGAGCCGGAGATCGTGCACGCGGCCCCGGGGTTCTGCTTCGTCGGGGCGTACACTCCGCGCGAGCTGGGCTCGTTGCCCGAGGCGTTCCTCCAGCGGTGCCGGGTCGTCCGCCTCTCTTACCTCGCGCCCGGCGAGGAGGTGAGCCTCCTCGTGGATCGGACTGGGATCCCGCGCGAGGACGCGCAGTACCTCGTCGACGTGGCCCACGTGCTCCGCAGCGGCGCCGAGGAGCGCCGCTGGCGATCGCCGAGCACGCGGGCGCTCCTGCTGGCCGCGCGCGCCTCGAAGAGCGGCGTCGCGCGCGAGTGGGTGGTGCGTGAGTCGCTCCTCGATCCTCTCGAGCTCGGCGACCGCGACGCGCGGACCGTGCTCTCCACGCTCGAGGCGAAGGGGCTCTCCTTCGAGCCGGGCGAGAAGCTCCCGACGATCGAGGCCGATCCGGGCGACGCGATTGAGCCGTTCGACGTGGGCAGTCAAGTGGAGCCGGCCGAGCAGGCCGAGGCTCATGACGGCTGA
- a CDS encoding hydrolase produces the protein MLASTLAACSGPSARAPAPPRAPVTELTSSPWGFSTQSYWIEGPTGLVAVDTQFLPSEAERMIATAERQTGKKFALAVVLHANPDKFNGTATFQRHGVKVVTSKQVKDLLPSVHEKRLRAFYDRYAPDYPKELPAPESFGAATTELSAAGLTLKLHVMGAGCSEAHVALEWQDPARPARHLFVGDLVGNGVHSWLEIGKTDQWLTRLTELQRLAPAIVHPGRGKSGGPELLTAERAYLQKVIAVVAEERPTWPIPDAGLERAKAKILAAYPDHGFPVFLDIGLPAEWERQARLAR, from the coding sequence GTGTTGGCCTCGACGCTCGCCGCCTGCAGCGGCCCGTCGGCCCGCGCGCCCGCGCCGCCCCGCGCCCCGGTCACCGAGCTCACGTCGAGCCCCTGGGGGTTCTCGACCCAGTCCTATTGGATCGAGGGGCCCACGGGCCTCGTGGCCGTCGACACGCAGTTTCTCCCGTCGGAGGCCGAGCGGATGATCGCGACGGCGGAGCGCCAGACAGGCAAGAAGTTCGCGCTCGCCGTCGTGCTCCACGCGAACCCCGACAAGTTCAACGGCACCGCCACCTTCCAGCGCCACGGCGTGAAGGTGGTCACCTCGAAGCAGGTGAAGGACCTCCTGCCGAGCGTGCACGAGAAGCGCCTCCGCGCCTTCTACGACCGCTACGCGCCCGACTACCCGAAAGAGCTGCCCGCGCCGGAGTCGTTCGGCGCCGCCACCACCGAGCTGTCCGCGGCAGGGCTCACGCTCAAGCTCCACGTGATGGGTGCAGGGTGCAGCGAAGCCCACGTCGCCCTCGAGTGGCAAGATCCCGCGCGGCCGGCGCGGCACCTGTTCGTGGGCGATCTCGTGGGCAACGGCGTGCACTCGTGGCTCGAGATCGGCAAGACCGACCAGTGGCTCACCCGCCTCACGGAGCTTCAGCGCCTCGCGCCCGCCATCGTGCACCCGGGCCGCGGCAAGAGCGGCGGCCCCGAGCTGCTCACGGCCGAGCGTGCATACCTCCAGAAGGTCATCGCGGTGGTCGCTGAGGAGCGGCCCACGTGGCCTATCCCCGACGCCGGGCTCGAGCGCGCCAAAGCGAAGATCCTCGCGGCCTATCCCGACCACGGCTTCCCCGTGTTCCTCGACATCGGCCTCCCGGCGGAGTGGGAGCGCCAGGCCCGCCTCGCGCGCTGA
- a CDS encoding phytanoyl-CoA dioxygenase family protein, which produces MPSAPPRLTTPVLSAAQRERFERDGYLVLEGFVPGVECDALRARAHELVVGFDAETHRSVFTTDDQTRKTDDYFLDSGDKISFFFEEGAFDARGQLRQPKERSINKIGHAQHDLDPVFDRFSRTPELERLVFDVGLEDPRLMQSMVIFKQPRIGGEVRCHQDSTFLHTEPESMLGLWFALEDAHLGNGCLWALPGGHLGGLRARFVRHADRTTSFEALRASEGPEWRDEDLVPLEVKKGAVILLDGRLPHMSHANVSKESRHAYTLHIVGGGAHYPNTNWLQRAADFPARGFR; this is translated from the coding sequence ATGCCGTCCGCGCCTCCTCGCCTCACCACCCCCGTGCTCAGCGCCGCTCAGCGGGAGCGCTTCGAGCGCGACGGGTACCTGGTGCTCGAGGGCTTCGTGCCCGGCGTGGAGTGCGACGCGCTCCGGGCACGCGCGCACGAGCTCGTGGTTGGCTTCGATGCCGAGACGCACCGCTCGGTGTTCACCACCGACGACCAAACCCGCAAGACCGACGACTACTTCCTCGACTCCGGCGACAAGATTTCTTTCTTCTTCGAGGAGGGCGCGTTCGACGCGCGCGGGCAGCTCCGGCAGCCAAAGGAGCGCTCCATCAACAAGATTGGCCACGCGCAGCACGATCTCGATCCGGTGTTCGACCGCTTCTCGCGCACGCCGGAGCTCGAGCGCCTGGTGTTCGACGTGGGCCTCGAGGACCCTCGGCTCATGCAGTCGATGGTCATCTTCAAGCAGCCCCGCATTGGCGGCGAGGTGCGCTGCCACCAAGACTCCACGTTCCTCCACACCGAGCCCGAGTCGATGCTCGGTCTGTGGTTCGCCCTCGAGGACGCCCACCTCGGCAACGGGTGTCTGTGGGCCCTCCCGGGAGGGCACCTGGGGGGCCTCCGCGCGCGGTTCGTCCGCCACGCCGATCGAACCACGAGCTTCGAGGCGCTCCGCGCGAGCGAAGGCCCGGAGTGGCGCGACGAGGACCTCGTGCCGCTCGAGGTGAAGAAGGGCGCGGTCATCCTGCTCGACGGCCGGCTCCCGCACATGAGCCACGCGAACGTGTCCAAGGAGTCGCGCCACGCGTATACGCTCCACATCGTGGGCGGAGGCGCGCACTACCCCAACACGAACTGGCTCCAGCGCGCAGCCGACTTCCCCGCCCGCGGCTTTCGCTGA
- a CDS encoding SRPBCC family protein has translation MTTGTVRFHRVFSAPPERVYRAFLSAAALAKWLPPHGFTCTVHHLEATAGGTFKMSFTNLTTGNGHSFGGEYLELQPSERIVYTDVFDDPNLPGTMKTTVTLAKVSCGTELSIVQEGIPALIPTEQCVMGWQQSLILLQMLVEPEIRE, from the coding sequence ATGACCACTGGCACCGTTCGTTTTCACCGCGTGTTCTCGGCGCCCCCGGAGCGGGTCTACCGGGCCTTCTTGAGCGCCGCCGCGCTCGCGAAATGGCTACCGCCGCACGGCTTTACGTGCACGGTGCACCACCTTGAGGCCACCGCGGGCGGCACGTTCAAGATGTCGTTCACGAACCTCACGACCGGGAACGGCCACTCCTTCGGCGGCGAGTACCTCGAGCTTCAGCCGAGCGAGCGCATCGTCTACACCGACGTGTTCGACGATCCGAACCTGCCCGGCACCATGAAGACCACCGTCACGCTCGCGAAGGTGTCGTGCGGCACCGAGCTGTCGATCGTGCAAGAGGGCATTCCGGCGCTCATCCCCACCGAGCAGTGCGTCATGGGCTGGCAGCAGTCGCTCATCCTGCTGCAGATGCTCGTGGAGCCCGAGATCCGGGAGTAG
- a CDS encoding DNA repair ATPase, with amino-acid sequence MADNNKGGAPAGEPGTGELDAGSYEVVRQRLVGHVEELSARAERLNAARKALFGSSELELQQSTRVRTENAAQPRDMVSVGDMLLFAFNVVLGMKSQPSVADVFSLYKLDRGSEGADAGEGLEPVPLEGTFLADPAFVSDFSNAFRYAKEARVLKLTKTDKRLCVVLQIGERLSDVRVLRFGIDGRGRVTYIDARGEEDVVPPPSFAFAWTRTGREHQVMGAHPHVNVLDEVFVETVGGDLTIKVENNTKDGRGVWREPVTDPNQTLDDAEISYAKLGSLILLKVLPYREGSARHLVYNTLNKSVARIDAIGRACLLLPEDQGILFPGGHYVATAGARVVDPDTAGMRYEGSVRAPNGEDVLYIFYREDEGLYLALPYNVISKDLGAPVRCHGYSLFSDGTMAVFRAAIGSEATRVHPFQLWRTPFMTPDEAERHGQKATASSYLAKVGNPALVRGVSDAFAVRRLALAEEPTRRTFEELAGCVARALDDHYWIGHEEAFDLKSALKDVRKSADAILQEFDKVEAYRAEAEKALADAKTAQAELLRVHRPEDTPSADSFLGALSALRTQRGRLSVLRELRTIDLAAVAALEGGVDARFAEVRSACVTFFESEKAWGPVLAGLEQLGVSVEKTDRGVGLAPHKERLDTLHSELLLLGETVSALDVDDPTVRTRVLEQLSRALAVQNRVRASFDAKKKELYGREGRAELAVQLGVFAQAVGAAVGACTTPEQCDAELGKLLMRLEELAGRFGELDEFAVEIESKRDEVAETFSSRRQTLSDERHKRASATGAAGERMLQGIARKAATFATEEELLAYFASDPMVHKVAEAADKLAALGENVRADELGTALKVAKQDAVRKLRDKRELSDGEGVRLGGFTFSVTKSAVDLVVVPREGGLALHLTGTDFYDTLNAPELDELREVWDQSLASESSSVYRGEYLAFRVLDDAIEGREGQSLGKLREAAREGRLLAVVSEIAASRLDEGYERGVHDVDAAQILSQLLPSFEAAGPLRFTARARALALMFTAELTTEERTVLTRRAASVARLATVLGDPRGVSALKSELGPRIRTYAEGVGLTPGPSEAEDAADVVVETLGAHIPRFPVARASDEGHKLLRRKLDDAGQTRALADELRILAGRPRERAELALHYAASLGVAAPPLAPFAPEIAAILLTDGALDRDVLSAETTLEIKGLLGTHERIRDGALSLELAELLVRLRHFEVVTAARFRVFRTRRTELLARERERMRLAELVPKVLSSFVRNRLISEVYLPLVGANLAKQIGALGAQKRTDRMGLLFLVSPPGYGKTTLMEYVASVLGLVFVKVNGPALGHDVTSLDPAECQSLTARQEVERINLGFEMGNNVMLYVDDVQHTSPVFLEKFISLCDAQRKVEGVFRGKSRTYDFRGKRFCVVMAANPYTESGARFRIPDMLANRADTYNLGEVLGGSGMEEIFKLSYLENALTSHPVLAPLSGRDPADLYKLARMAKGEELPASELSHGYSGAELADILAMLRLLSRVQDVLLRVNQTYISAASQEDAYRTEPPFKLQGSYRNMNKIAQKLAPVMTEDELDRAVDEHYAAESQTLTTGAEQNLLKLAELRGRMSPEQRARWVQIKEGFARARRGGKEGDDPVARVVGSVGGVEEQLLALNKAVLASADRGYAEQAREQRERLEKGSRDASRDSSLADALARLGESLGKLAKQDVRVTLENPHPQVVELEAIVQLGQAMASAVARVSGPESGASQAIVAKLAELEAMLQRRSVIERRPVEVDLRKQDTTNLTCDASGIVRGVFVGTYAKPPALRTEVALQLLFPGNHTAAATGVVAFVQDEDGDRPAGYGVAFTEVGPEGRALIAQYARARQPVLYEV; translated from the coding sequence ATGGCGGACAACAACAAGGGTGGCGCGCCGGCTGGTGAGCCAGGCACGGGCGAGCTCGACGCGGGCAGCTACGAGGTCGTGCGGCAGCGGCTCGTGGGGCACGTGGAGGAGCTCAGCGCGCGCGCGGAGCGGTTGAACGCGGCGCGCAAGGCGCTGTTCGGATCGTCCGAGCTCGAGCTTCAGCAGTCGACGCGCGTACGCACCGAGAACGCCGCCCAGCCGCGCGACATGGTCTCCGTCGGAGACATGCTGCTGTTCGCCTTCAACGTCGTGCTCGGCATGAAGAGCCAGCCGTCGGTCGCCGACGTCTTCTCGCTCTACAAGCTCGACCGCGGGAGCGAGGGAGCCGACGCCGGTGAGGGGCTCGAGCCCGTGCCGCTCGAGGGCACGTTCCTCGCCGATCCCGCGTTCGTGAGCGACTTCTCGAACGCCTTCCGGTACGCGAAGGAAGCGCGTGTCCTGAAGCTCACCAAGACCGACAAGCGCCTCTGCGTCGTCCTGCAGATCGGCGAGCGCCTCTCCGACGTGCGCGTGCTCCGCTTCGGGATCGACGGCCGAGGCCGCGTGACGTACATCGACGCGCGCGGCGAGGAGGACGTGGTGCCTCCGCCGAGCTTCGCGTTTGCCTGGACGCGCACCGGTCGCGAGCACCAGGTGATGGGCGCGCACCCCCACGTGAACGTGCTCGACGAGGTGTTCGTCGAGACCGTGGGCGGGGATCTCACCATCAAGGTCGAGAACAACACCAAGGACGGCCGGGGCGTGTGGCGCGAGCCGGTGACCGACCCGAACCAGACCCTGGACGACGCTGAGATTTCTTACGCGAAGCTGGGCTCGCTCATCCTCCTCAAGGTGCTCCCGTACCGCGAGGGGAGTGCGCGCCATTTGGTGTATAATACACTGAATAAGTCGGTGGCGCGCATCGACGCCATCGGGCGCGCGTGCCTGCTCTTGCCCGAGGACCAGGGCATTCTCTTCCCCGGTGGACACTACGTCGCCACCGCGGGCGCGCGGGTGGTCGACCCCGACACGGCGGGCATGCGCTACGAGGGCTCGGTGCGGGCGCCCAACGGGGAAGATGTGCTCTACATTTTCTACCGGGAGGACGAGGGCCTCTACCTGGCCCTACCCTACAACGTCATCTCGAAGGACCTCGGCGCGCCGGTGCGGTGCCACGGGTACAGCCTGTTCTCTGACGGGACCATGGCGGTATTCCGCGCCGCGATAGGGTCGGAGGCGACCCGCGTGCACCCGTTCCAGCTCTGGCGCACGCCGTTCATGACCCCCGACGAGGCCGAGCGCCACGGCCAGAAGGCCACGGCGAGCTCCTACCTCGCGAAGGTGGGCAACCCCGCGCTCGTGAGAGGCGTCAGCGACGCGTTCGCCGTGCGCCGGCTCGCGCTCGCCGAGGAGCCCACGCGACGCACCTTCGAGGAGCTGGCCGGCTGCGTGGCGCGCGCCCTCGACGACCACTACTGGATTGGCCACGAAGAGGCGTTCGACCTGAAGAGCGCGCTGAAGGACGTCCGCAAGAGCGCCGACGCGATCCTCCAGGAGTTCGACAAGGTCGAGGCCTACCGCGCGGAGGCCGAGAAGGCCCTCGCTGACGCGAAGACTGCGCAGGCCGAGCTGCTGCGCGTGCACCGGCCCGAGGACACGCCGTCGGCCGACAGCTTCCTTGGCGCCCTCTCGGCGCTCCGCACCCAGCGCGGTCGGCTCTCGGTGCTCCGCGAGCTGCGCACCATCGACCTCGCCGCGGTGGCCGCGCTCGAGGGCGGGGTCGACGCCCGCTTCGCCGAGGTGCGCTCGGCGTGTGTCACCTTCTTCGAGTCGGAGAAGGCGTGGGGCCCCGTGCTCGCTGGGCTCGAGCAGCTCGGCGTCAGCGTCGAAAAAACGGACCGGGGCGTGGGCCTCGCCCCGCACAAGGAGCGCCTCGACACGCTGCACTCGGAGCTGCTCTTGCTCGGCGAGACCGTGTCGGCCCTCGACGTCGACGACCCCACCGTGCGCACGCGGGTGCTCGAGCAGCTCTCGCGCGCGCTGGCCGTGCAGAACCGGGTGCGCGCCTCCTTCGACGCGAAGAAGAAGGAGCTCTACGGGCGCGAGGGTCGGGCCGAGCTCGCGGTGCAGCTCGGGGTCTTCGCGCAGGCCGTGGGCGCCGCCGTGGGCGCGTGCACGACGCCGGAGCAGTGCGACGCGGAGCTCGGGAAGCTCCTCATGCGGCTCGAAGAGCTGGCCGGCCGCTTCGGTGAGCTCGACGAGTTCGCCGTCGAGATCGAGTCGAAGCGCGACGAGGTGGCCGAGACCTTCAGCTCGCGTCGGCAGACCCTCTCGGACGAGCGGCACAAGCGCGCGAGCGCCACGGGCGCGGCGGGCGAGCGCATGCTCCAGGGCATCGCGCGAAAGGCCGCCACGTTCGCCACCGAAGAGGAGCTGCTCGCCTACTTCGCCAGCGATCCGATGGTGCACAAGGTCGCCGAGGCGGCCGACAAGCTCGCCGCGCTGGGCGAGAACGTGCGCGCCGACGAGCTCGGCACGGCGCTGAAGGTGGCCAAGCAAGACGCGGTGCGGAAGCTCCGCGACAAGCGCGAGCTCTCCGACGGGGAGGGCGTTCGCCTGGGCGGCTTCACCTTCTCGGTCACCAAGAGCGCCGTAGATCTCGTGGTCGTGCCCAGGGAAGGGGGCCTCGCCCTCCACCTCACGGGGACCGATTTCTACGACACGCTCAACGCGCCCGAGCTCGACGAGCTCCGCGAGGTGTGGGACCAGTCGCTCGCGTCGGAGTCCTCCTCCGTGTACCGCGGCGAGTACCTCGCGTTCCGCGTGCTCGACGACGCCATCGAGGGCCGCGAGGGGCAGAGCCTCGGCAAGCTGCGCGAGGCCGCGCGAGAGGGCCGCCTGCTCGCGGTCGTCTCGGAGATCGCCGCGAGCCGGCTCGACGAAGGCTACGAGCGCGGCGTCCACGACGTCGACGCCGCGCAGATCCTCTCGCAGCTTCTGCCCTCGTTCGAGGCGGCGGGCCCGCTCAGGTTCACCGCGCGCGCTCGGGCGCTGGCGCTCATGTTCACCGCGGAGCTGACGACCGAGGAGCGGACCGTGCTCACGCGGCGCGCGGCGAGCGTCGCGCGCCTCGCCACGGTGCTCGGCGATCCGCGGGGCGTCTCGGCGCTGAAGAGCGAGCTCGGGCCGCGCATTCGCACGTACGCCGAGGGGGTGGGTCTCACGCCAGGACCCTCGGAGGCCGAGGACGCCGCGGACGTGGTGGTCGAGACCCTCGGGGCCCACATCCCGCGGTTCCCTGTGGCGCGCGCGTCGGACGAGGGGCACAAGCTCCTGCGACGAAAGCTCGACGACGCCGGCCAAACCCGCGCCCTCGCCGACGAGCTCAGGATCCTCGCCGGGCGCCCGCGAGAGCGCGCGGAGCTCGCGCTCCACTACGCGGCGAGCCTCGGCGTGGCCGCGCCGCCGCTCGCGCCCTTCGCTCCGGAGATCGCCGCCATCCTGCTCACCGACGGCGCGCTCGACCGCGACGTGCTCTCGGCCGAGACCACGCTCGAGATCAAGGGCCTGCTCGGCACCCACGAGCGGATCCGCGACGGCGCGCTCTCGCTCGAGCTCGCCGAGCTGCTCGTGCGCCTCCGTCACTTCGAGGTCGTGACCGCCGCTCGATTTCGTGTATTTCGCACGCGTCGGACCGAGCTGCTCGCCCGCGAGCGCGAGCGCATGCGCCTCGCCGAGCTCGTGCCGAAGGTGCTCTCGTCGTTCGTGCGCAATCGACTCATCAGCGAGGTGTATTTGCCCCTCGTCGGGGCGAACCTGGCCAAGCAGATCGGCGCGCTCGGCGCCCAGAAGCGCACCGATCGCATGGGGCTCCTCTTCCTCGTGTCGCCGCCCGGCTACGGCAAGACGACGCTCATGGAGTACGTGGCGAGCGTGCTCGGCCTCGTGTTCGTGAAGGTGAACGGGCCCGCCCTCGGCCACGACGTCACCTCGCTCGACCCGGCAGAGTGCCAGAGCCTCACGGCGCGGCAAGAGGTCGAGCGCATCAACCTCGGCTTCGAGATGGGCAACAACGTCATGTTGTACGTCGACGACGTGCAGCACACCTCGCCCGTGTTCTTGGAGAAGTTCATCTCGCTGTGCGACGCGCAGCGAAAGGTCGAGGGCGTGTTCCGCGGGAAGAGCCGCACCTACGACTTCCGCGGCAAGCGCTTCTGCGTGGTGATGGCCGCGAACCCCTATACCGAGAGCGGTGCGCGGTTCCGCATCCCCGACATGCTCGCGAACCGCGCCGACACCTACAACCTCGGCGAGGTGCTCGGAGGCAGCGGCATGGAGGAAATCTTCAAGCTGAGCTACCTCGAGAACGCGCTCACCTCGCACCCCGTGCTCGCTCCGCTATCGGGCCGCGATCCTGCCGACCTGTACAAGCTCGCCCGCATGGCAAAGGGCGAAGAGCTGCCCGCTTCCGAGCTGTCGCATGGCTACTCGGGCGCCGAGCTCGCCGACATCCTCGCGATGCTGCGGTTGCTCTCCCGCGTGCAGGACGTGCTCCTCCGCGTGAACCAGACGTACATCTCGGCCGCGTCGCAGGAGGACGCCTACCGCACCGAGCCGCCCTTCAAGCTCCAGGGTAGCTATCGAAACATGAACAAGATCGCGCAGAAGCTCGCGCCGGTCATGACCGAAGACGAGCTCGATCGCGCGGTCGACGAGCACTACGCGGCGGAGTCGCAGACCCTCACGACGGGCGCCGAGCAGAACCTCCTGAAGCTCGCGGAGCTCCGCGGTCGCATGTCCCCCGAGCAGCGCGCGCGCTGGGTGCAGATCAAAGAGGGCTTCGCGCGCGCGCGCCGCGGCGGCAAGGAGGGCGACGACCCCGTGGCCCGCGTGGTGGGCTCGGTGGGTGGCGTCGAAGAGCAGCTCCTCGCGCTGAACAAGGCGGTCCTCGCGTCCGCCGATCGCGGCTACGCCGAGCAGGCGCGCGAGCAGCGGGAGCGCCTCGAGAAGGGCTCTCGCGACGCTTCGCGAGACTCCTCACTTGCCGACGCCCTCGCGCGGCTCGGAGAGTCGCTCGGCAAGCTCGCCAAGCAGGACGTGCGCGTCACGCTGGAGAACCCGCACCCGCAGGTGGTGGAGCTCGAGGCCATCGTGCAGCTCGGGCAGGCCATGGCGAGCGCGGTCGCGCGGGTCTCGGGGCCAGAGTCGGGCGCCTCGCAGGCCATCGTCGCGAAGCTCGCCGAGCTCGAGGCGATGCTCCAGCGGAGGAGCGTGATCGAGCGGCGGCCGGTGGAGGTCGATCTCCGCAAACAAGACACCACGAACCTCACGTGCGACGCCTCGGGCATCGTGCGCGGCGTGTTCGTGGGCACCTACGCGAAGCCGCCAGCGCTCCGCACCGAGGTGGCGCTGCAGCTGCTCTTCCCCGGCAACCACACGGCCGCGGCGACCGGCGTCGTGGCCTTCGTGCAAGACGAAGACGGCGACAGGCCCGCGGGCTACGGCGTGGCCTTCACGGAGGTGGGCCCCGAGGGGCGCGCGCTGATTGCCCAGTACGCACGCGCCCGCCAGCCCGTGCTCTACGAGGTGTAG